One genomic window of Hymenobacter sp. J193 includes the following:
- a CDS encoding sensor histidine kinase, which produces MTSFLLKHRLTRSDVRLILAYWAVVAPVLLLQYISDTGWSWWRVLPVVMVTVLFDTTTVAVIVGQFLPLFLERKHWSRLGQVPVFLLLSGGLYLIVYGSLLGHRIDLSGMRIVLGAVAHAKSYGLLAVLLTAKRYFDLQQKLLQVRQAQTESELRNLKAQLDPHFLFNNLNVLRALIQHDPAEANEYLNRFAALYRFLIRYKDEDFVPLTEELRFVEEYIYLLRHRFGTAYDFRQTLPENVDLDRLLVVPGTLQLLVENAIKHNAGNDDAPLLITIDVTENTLTVTHPRRPKLTAVDSTGTGLANLRERYRLLGNREIAVTDTAATFAVMVPLVAAARAYSAA; this is translated from the coding sequence ATGACCTCATTTCTGCTTAAGCACCGCCTCACGCGCTCCGACGTCCGGCTGATTCTGGCATATTGGGCCGTGGTGGCGCCGGTGCTTCTGCTCCAGTACATATCGGATACCGGCTGGAGCTGGTGGCGGGTTCTGCCGGTGGTAATGGTAACGGTGCTGTTCGATACCACCACGGTGGCGGTAATCGTAGGGCAATTTCTGCCGCTGTTTCTGGAGCGTAAGCACTGGTCGCGGCTGGGGCAGGTGCCGGTGTTTTTGCTGCTGAGCGGGGGACTATACCTGATTGTGTACGGCAGCCTGCTCGGGCACCGTATCGATCTGTCGGGTATGCGCATTGTGCTGGGAGCCGTAGCCCACGCCAAAAGCTACGGCCTGCTGGCGGTACTGCTCACGGCCAAGCGCTACTTCGATCTGCAGCAAAAGCTGCTGCAGGTGCGCCAGGCGCAAACAGAAAGCGAGTTGCGCAATCTTAAAGCGCAATTGGACCCGCACTTCCTCTTCAATAACCTTAACGTGCTGCGCGCCCTCATCCAGCACGACCCAGCCGAGGCCAACGAATACCTGAATCGTTTTGCGGCACTATACCGCTTCCTGATTCGCTACAAGGACGAGGACTTTGTGCCGCTGACGGAGGAGCTGCGTTTCGTGGAAGAATACATCTACCTGCTTCGCCACCGCTTCGGCACGGCCTACGACTTCCGGCAGACGCTACCCGAAAACGTAGACCTGGACCGGCTGCTGGTGGTGCCGGGCACGCTGCAGCTGCTGGTCGAAAACGCCATCAAGCACAACGCTGGCAACGATGACGCGCCCCTGCTGATAACTATCGACGTCACTGAAAATACCCTGACCGTGACGCACCCGCGCCGGCCCAAGCTCACCGCAGTCGACTCGACTGGCACCGGCCTGGCCAACCTGCGGGAGCGGTACCGGCTGCTCGGCAACCGGGAAATTGCGGTGACGGATACGGCCGCTACCTTCGCCGTGATGGTGCCGCTGGTGGCAGCGGCGCGGGCATACTCGGCAGCATAA
- the rplQ gene encoding 50S ribosomal protein L17: MRHGKTFNHLGRTASHRNAMLSNMASSLIVSKRITTTVAKAKALRKFIEPLLTKAKSDTTHSRRTVFSTLQNKESIKELFDAVAGKIANRPGGYTRIIKLSDSRLGDNAEMCVIELVDYNEALLEAKSAGEAKTTTRRSRGKKKAAGAEAAAPAAEAAPVAAAATTEVSAPEDTATETLHNAETREEKAAE, encoded by the coding sequence ATGCGTCACGGTAAAACCTTCAACCACCTCGGCCGCACGGCCTCTCACCGCAACGCGATGCTGTCGAACATGGCATCCTCGCTGATCGTGAGCAAGCGCATCACCACCACGGTGGCCAAAGCCAAAGCATTGCGTAAGTTCATCGAGCCCCTGCTCACCAAGGCCAAGAGCGACACTACGCACTCGCGTCGTACCGTCTTCTCGACCCTGCAGAACAAAGAATCCATTAAGGAACTGTTCGACGCGGTAGCCGGCAAGATTGCCAACCGTCCCGGTGGCTATACCCGCATCATCAAGCTGAGCGACTCGCGCCTGGGCGACAACGCCGAAATGTGCGTGATTGAACTGGTTGACTACAACGAAGCCCTGCTGGAAGCCAAATCGGCCGGCGAAGCCAAGACGACGACTCGTCGTTCGCGTGGCAAGAAGAAGGCTGCTGGTGCTGAAGCCGCTGCTCCGGCTGCTGAAGCTGCTCCGGTTGCTGCCGCTGCTACCACCGAGGTATCGGCTCCGGAAGATACGGCTACTGAAACGCTGCACAACGCCGAAACCCGCGAGGAAAAAGCCGCTGAGTAG
- a CDS encoding erythromycin esterase family protein, whose translation MTTTRFSLKTLVCAASIWLGAAQAHAQSAEAVQPTARFANVPASTIKLGSKDAFPAFDAAFYRNELFLLGEAHGVQRPQEIDLALLKHLNERAGVRTYVAEVDCAKAYYLNEYLRTGQEATLDLIFRSWNAETSQWANQELRAKFQQIRSWNQTLPKKRQVRFLGLDQLQDLPLAADYLTELLPLKGLNPTLRGQLDSVTMLLRQPQQAGAVLAAVAQRALRTLQQPEGNHRTALGSRYEDVRHLLVGATQNRSNMLVREKNIFANFQALYEAQHLAGQKLYGFWGLAHVLQSPLQSGATLFAGMVRQSTLPVHNKVVSLMCVFADCQMLLPGNFLPTAGPAQRYVQSDKFNHDGPLTLINGMAELTAQTQPGSTTLFQLNAPAAATTQQPIQVSYAPGVPRGQQIHFRPELPATAYVQYLILVRNSAAVQALQP comes from the coding sequence ATGACTACAACCCGCTTTTCCCTGAAAACCTTGGTTTGTGCCGCCAGCATCTGGCTGGGAGCCGCCCAAGCTCACGCTCAATCGGCAGAAGCCGTGCAGCCGACGGCGCGTTTTGCGAACGTGCCAGCATCAACCATAAAGCTTGGGAGCAAAGACGCGTTTCCGGCTTTCGATGCGGCCTTTTACCGGAACGAGCTGTTTTTGCTGGGGGAAGCCCACGGGGTGCAGCGGCCGCAGGAAATTGACCTCGCGCTGCTCAAGCACCTGAACGAGCGGGCCGGCGTGCGAACCTATGTCGCCGAAGTGGACTGCGCCAAAGCATACTACCTGAACGAGTACCTGCGCACCGGGCAGGAGGCTACGCTGGACCTGATCTTCCGCAGCTGGAATGCTGAAACTTCGCAGTGGGCCAACCAGGAGCTGCGGGCCAAGTTCCAGCAGATTCGCAGCTGGAACCAGACGCTGCCCAAAAAGCGGCAGGTTCGGTTCCTGGGCCTCGACCAGCTGCAGGACCTGCCTTTGGCGGCAGATTATCTCACGGAGTTGCTACCGCTGAAAGGTCTGAACCCGACCCTGCGCGGGCAGCTGGACTCGGTAACAATGCTGCTCCGGCAGCCGCAGCAAGCCGGGGCGGTGCTGGCGGCCGTAGCTCAACGCGCTTTGCGCACCCTGCAGCAGCCCGAAGGAAACCACCGAACCGCTCTTGGCAGTCGGTATGAGGATGTGCGGCACCTGCTGGTAGGCGCTACGCAGAACCGCAGCAACATGCTGGTGCGGGAAAAGAATATCTTCGCCAACTTCCAGGCGCTGTATGAGGCGCAGCACCTGGCCGGGCAGAAGCTATACGGCTTCTGGGGACTGGCGCACGTGCTGCAAAGTCCCCTGCAAAGCGGCGCCACCCTGTTTGCGGGGATGGTGCGCCAGAGCACTCTGCCGGTGCACAACAAAGTGGTGTCGTTGATGTGCGTGTTTGCCGATTGCCAGATGCTGCTGCCGGGCAACTTCCTGCCCACGGCCGGCCCCGCCCAGCGCTACGTTCAATCCGATAAATTCAACCACGACGGCCCCCTGACCCTCATTAATGGGATGGCGGAGCTGACAGCTCAGACCCAGCCGGGCAGTACTACTCTGTTTCAGCTGAATGCCCCGGCTGCCGCTACCACCCAGCAACCCATTCAGGTAAGCTATGCGCCGGGCGTGCCCAGGGGCCAGCAGATCCACTTCCGGCCGGAGCTGCCGGCTACGGCTTATGTGCAATACCTGATTCTGGTACGCAACTCGGCCGCCGTGCAGGCCCTGCAGCCATGA